One genomic window of Polyangium aurulentum includes the following:
- a CDS encoding AgmX/PglI C-terminal domain-containing protein has protein sequence MRTTAPLATIALAWALAGCAGSGARALGPEPVVVVGDAVVAPKGKSASNADGAEPHLARQQALEDAEQGGIIGLLGSDETRLGGIFGSSDDIEGEGVALGGPVGIIGGVPGGSLGGVPGGVVGGGFGAGGLGISGGGGRADGVGLGSLGAIGHGSGYGAGSLFGSVGLGGRSSGPRAKVRFDSATVTGPLAAEVVQRVAGEHTQDVEDCYLLEAARDAHPRGRVTLAISIDAAGSVTEVRVPETTLWTRDLPSCIAQAIGAWKFPPPAQGGEVKVILPVNL, from the coding sequence ATGCGCACGACGGCTCCCCTCGCGACGATCGCTCTGGCCTGGGCTCTGGCTGGCTGCGCGGGCTCTGGGGCCCGCGCCCTCGGCCCCGAGCCCGTCGTCGTGGTCGGCGACGCGGTCGTGGCGCCCAAGGGCAAGAGCGCGAGCAACGCCGACGGCGCCGAGCCGCATCTCGCCCGGCAGCAGGCGCTCGAGGACGCGGAGCAAGGCGGGATCATCGGGCTCCTGGGCAGCGACGAGACGCGCTTGGGGGGCATCTTCGGCAGCTCCGACGACATCGAGGGCGAGGGCGTGGCGCTCGGCGGCCCGGTCGGCATCATCGGCGGCGTCCCCGGCGGCTCGCTCGGCGGCGTGCCCGGCGGCGTCGTCGGCGGTGGCTTCGGCGCCGGCGGGCTCGGAATCAGCGGCGGCGGAGGTCGCGCCGATGGCGTTGGCCTCGGCTCGCTCGGCGCGATCGGTCATGGCAGCGGCTACGGCGCGGGCTCGCTGTTCGGCTCCGTCGGCCTCGGCGGGCGGAGCAGCGGCCCTCGGGCGAAGGTGCGGTTCGACAGCGCCACGGTCACGGGCCCGCTCGCGGCCGAGGTTGTGCAGCGCGTGGCCGGCGAGCACACGCAGGACGTCGAGGACTGCTACCTGCTCGAGGCCGCGCGCGACGCGCACCCGCGGGGCCGCGTGACGCTGGCGATCTCGATCGACGCGGCGGGCAGCGTGACCGAGGTGCGCGTGCCGGAGACGACGCTCTGGACGCGTGATCTACCGAGCTGCATCGCGCAGGCGATCGGCGCCTGGAAGTTCCCGCCGCCCGCGCAGGGCGGCGAGGTGAAGGTCATCCTGCCCGTGAACCTCTAG
- a CDS encoding gamma carbonic anhydrase family protein, which produces MALVLPYGDHLPRLGRGVFVAPNATLIGDVELGDEASVWFGAVVRGDIGSIRIGPRTNVQDLCCVHLTEGLSKTTIGADVTIGHGAILHGCTVEDACLIGMGSVVMDNAVIGAGSVVAAGALVPPRMVVPPRSLVRGSPAKVIREVTPEEGRLGIDGAAHYVAASRRYIEICGRSQ; this is translated from the coding sequence ATGGCGCTCGTGCTCCCTTACGGCGACCACCTGCCGCGGCTCGGTCGCGGCGTGTTCGTGGCGCCCAACGCGACGCTCATCGGCGACGTCGAGCTCGGCGACGAGGCGAGCGTGTGGTTCGGCGCCGTCGTGCGCGGCGACATCGGCTCCATCCGCATCGGGCCGCGCACGAACGTGCAGGACCTGTGCTGCGTGCACCTCACCGAGGGCCTGTCGAAGACCACGATCGGCGCCGACGTGACCATCGGCCACGGCGCGATCCTGCACGGCTGCACGGTCGAAGACGCTTGCCTCATCGGCATGGGAAGCGTGGTCATGGACAACGCCGTGATCGGCGCAGGATCGGTGGTCGCCGCGGGCGCGCTGGTGCCGCCGCGGATGGTCGTGCCCCCGCGCTCGCTCGTGCGCGGCAGCCCTGCGAAGGTGATCCGCGAGGTGACGCCCGAGGAGGGGCGCCTCGGGATCGACGGCGCGGCTCATTACGTGGCGGCCTCGCGGCGGTACATCGAGATCTGCGGGAGGTCGCAATGA
- a CDS encoding sodium-translocating pyrophosphatase has translation MLARALAAAFALVAFVLARPAHADEASLKLPDLGSVAFAGGMDGRTLLMAGMGVCALGLIFGMTIYMQLKNMSVHRSMREISELIYETCKTYLITQIKFIALLEILIGSVIAVYYGYFKHFDVGRVALILFCSLVGIAGSTGVAWFGIRINTFANSRTAFASLRGKPFPTYAIPLKAGMSIGTVLISIELLVMLVILLFVPGEYAGPCFIGFAIGESLGASALRIAGGIFTKIADIGSDLMKIVFNIKEDDARNPGVIADCTGDNAGDSVGPSADGFETYGVTGVALISFILLAVADLKTQVMLLVWIFAMRIAMIVASIASYLVNEAIAKGRYGNADKMNFESPLTWLVWLTSFVSLGLTFVVSYVLIPNLGDGTLWWKLSLIISCGTLAGAIIPEAVKIFTSTESGHVREVVTSSREGGPSLNVLSGMVAGNFSAYWLGMVIMGLMGIAYLVALQGLAAIFTSNMAAPVFAFGLVAFGFLGMGPVTIAVDSYGPVTDNAQSVFELSVIETIPGIKDELKKEHGFDVDFEKAKHYLEENDGAGNTFKATAKPVLIGTAVVGATTLIFSIILELQTEFGVVEAITRLSLINAPFLLGLIAGGAVIYWFSGASCQAVVTGAYRAVEFIKANIKLEGAEKASIEDSKKVVEICTQYAQRGMINIFLAVFLSTLAFAFLDPFFFIGYLISIALFGLYQALFMANAGGAWDNAKKLVEVELKEKGTALHAATVVGDTVGDPFKDTSSVAMNPIIKFTTLFGLLAVELAIRISHQTSLVLAGVFFVASAVFVWRSFYGMRIKTETGKVAGGSAH, from the coding sequence ATGCTCGCGCGCGCTCTGGCCGCTGCGTTTGCCCTGGTTGCATTCGTCCTGGCTCGTCCGGCTCACGCCGACGAAGCCTCGCTGAAGCTCCCGGATCTGGGCTCGGTCGCGTTCGCCGGCGGCATGGACGGCCGGACGCTGCTCATGGCCGGCATGGGCGTCTGCGCGCTCGGCTTGATCTTCGGGATGACGATCTACATGCAGCTCAAGAATATGTCCGTGCATCGGTCGATGCGCGAGATCTCTGAGCTCATCTACGAGACCTGCAAGACGTACCTGATCACGCAGATCAAGTTCATCGCGCTGCTCGAGATCCTCATCGGGTCCGTGATCGCGGTCTACTACGGTTACTTCAAGCACTTCGACGTGGGTCGCGTCGCGCTCATCCTGTTCTGCAGCCTCGTCGGCATCGCGGGCAGCACGGGCGTCGCCTGGTTCGGCATCCGCATCAACACGTTCGCGAACTCCCGCACGGCGTTCGCGAGCCTCCGCGGCAAGCCCTTCCCGACCTACGCGATCCCGCTGAAGGCGGGCATGAGCATCGGCACGGTGCTGATCAGCATCGAGCTGCTCGTCATGCTGGTCATCCTGCTCTTCGTGCCCGGAGAGTACGCGGGTCCGTGCTTCATCGGGTTCGCGATCGGCGAGTCGCTCGGCGCCTCGGCGCTGCGCATCGCCGGCGGCATCTTCACCAAGATCGCCGACATCGGCTCCGATCTCATGAAGATCGTCTTCAACATCAAGGAGGACGACGCGCGTAACCCTGGCGTCATCGCCGACTGCACGGGCGACAACGCGGGTGACTCGGTCGGCCCGAGCGCCGACGGCTTCGAGACCTACGGCGTGACCGGCGTCGCGCTCATCTCGTTCATCCTGCTCGCCGTCGCGGATCTCAAGACGCAGGTCATGCTGCTCGTCTGGATCTTCGCGATGCGCATCGCGATGATCGTGGCGAGCATCGCCAGCTACCTCGTCAACGAGGCGATCGCCAAGGGCCGCTACGGCAACGCTGACAAGATGAACTTCGAGTCGCCGCTCACGTGGCTCGTGTGGCTCACCTCGTTCGTCTCGCTCGGCCTCACGTTCGTCGTGTCGTACGTGCTCATCCCGAACCTCGGCGACGGCACGCTCTGGTGGAAGCTGTCGCTCATCATCAGCTGCGGCACCCTCGCGGGCGCGATCATCCCCGAGGCGGTCAAGATCTTCACGTCGACCGAGAGCGGCCACGTGCGCGAGGTCGTGACGTCGTCGCGTGAAGGCGGCCCCTCGCTGAACGTCCTCTCCGGCATGGTGGCCGGTAACTTCAGCGCTTACTGGCTCGGCATGGTCATCATGGGCCTCATGGGGATCGCGTACCTTGTCGCGCTCCAGGGCCTCGCGGCGATCTTCACGTCGAACATGGCGGCGCCGGTCTTCGCGTTCGGCCTCGTCGCGTTCGGCTTCCTCGGCATGGGCCCGGTGACCATCGCGGTCGACTCCTACGGCCCCGTCACCGACAACGCGCAGAGCGTCTTCGAGCTCAGCGTGATCGAGACGATCCCCGGCATCAAGGACGAGCTCAAGAAGGAACACGGCTTCGACGTCGACTTCGAGAAGGCCAAGCACTACCTCGAGGAGAACGACGGCGCGGGCAACACCTTCAAGGCGACGGCGAAGCCGGTGCTCATCGGCACCGCGGTCGTCGGCGCCACGACCCTGATCTTCTCGATCATCCTCGAGCTCCAGACCGAGTTCGGCGTCGTCGAGGCGATCACGCGCCTCTCGCTCATCAACGCTCCGTTCCTCCTCGGCCTCATCGCGGGCGGCGCGGTGATCTACTGGTTCAGCGGCGCCTCTTGCCAGGCCGTCGTCACCGGCGCCTACCGCGCGGTGGAGTTCATCAAGGCGAACATCAAGCTCGAGGGCGCCGAGAAGGCGAGCATCGAGGACAGCAAGAAGGTCGTCGAGATCTGCACGCAGTACGCGCAGCGCGGGATGATCAACATCTTCCTCGCGGTCTTCCTCAGCACCCTGGCGTTCGCGTTCCTCGATCCGTTCTTCTTCATCGGCTACCTCATCTCGATCGCGCTCTTCGGCCTGTATCAGGCGCTCTTCATGGCGAACGCCGGCGGCGCCTGGGACAACGCGAAGAAGCTCGTCGAGGTCGAGCTGAAGGAGAAGGGCACCGCGCTCCACGCGGCCACGGTCGTCGGCGACACGGTGGGTGATCCCTTCAAGGACACCTCGTCGGTCGCGATGAACCCGATCATCAAGTTCACGACGCTCTTCGGCCTCCTCGCCGTCGAGCTCGCGATCCGGATCTCGCACCAGACGAGCCTCGTGCTCGCGGGCGTCTTCTTCGTCGCGTCGGCGGTCTTCGTGTGGCGGTCGTTCTACGGCATGCGCATCAAGACCGAGACGGGCAAGGTCGCGGGCGGCTCCGCGCACTGA
- the thiS gene encoding sulfur carrier protein ThiS, whose protein sequence is MNVTVNGDRVELPTGVSTVRGLIEHLGLTDGPVAVERNGEVVPRAVHPTTALADGDVLEIVHFVGGG, encoded by the coding sequence ATGAACGTCACGGTCAACGGCGATCGCGTCGAGCTGCCCACGGGCGTCAGCACGGTGCGCGGGCTGATCGAGCACCTCGGGCTCACCGACGGCCCCGTCGCCGTCGAGCGCAATGGCGAGGTCGTGCCGCGCGCGGTTCATCCGACGACGGCCCTCGCCGACGGAGACGTGCTCGAGATCGTGCATTTCGTGGGCGGCGGATAG
- the miaB gene encoding tRNA (N6-isopentenyl adenosine(37)-C2)-methylthiotransferase MiaB yields MPRYAITTFGCQMNVHDSERMHEVLRGAGYVESDDPRAADVVVLNTCSVREKAEQKLLSEVGRLAKLKRERPELVLVVAGCVAQQEGEKLLTRAPSIDLVVGPDNIPELPRLVDELSLGAPPLVRTVFDIEEPRFLTALSVAAGSPTAYVTIMKGCDERCSFCIVPYTRGPERYRPSDEIVAEIAALAAAGVREVTLLGQTVNSYNDPQKALPRAPGASADDPDESEFAALLRRIATEVPDLKRLRYTSPHPRHLTPSLIQAHAELSVLARHVHLPVQSGSDRILKRMIRRYTRAEYVTRTAALVRAVPDVALSTDIIVGFPGETDDDFAATLSLVREIGYKGLFGFKYSVRPYTPARKLPDDVPEAVKSERLARLFEASEELLGAHLRGLVGSGQRVLVEAEGKEGGASFSGRTERNEIVHIHGAEGLDLRGEIVDVSIVRANKHSLQGELTEAARAAARSLAPAAPKARAAGGRRSLPVLPVSPGGH; encoded by the coding sequence ATGCCGCGCTACGCGATCACGACGTTTGGTTGTCAAATGAACGTCCACGACTCGGAGCGGATGCACGAGGTCCTCCGCGGCGCCGGGTACGTGGAATCCGACGATCCGCGCGCGGCCGACGTGGTCGTCCTCAACACGTGCAGCGTGCGCGAGAAGGCCGAGCAGAAGCTCCTGAGCGAGGTCGGGCGCCTCGCCAAGCTCAAGCGCGAGCGGCCCGAGCTGGTCCTCGTCGTGGCCGGCTGCGTGGCCCAGCAGGAGGGGGAGAAGCTGCTCACCCGGGCCCCGAGCATCGACCTCGTGGTTGGTCCTGACAACATCCCGGAGCTGCCGCGCCTCGTGGACGAGCTTTCGCTCGGTGCGCCGCCGCTCGTGCGCACGGTGTTCGACATCGAGGAGCCGCGCTTCCTCACGGCGCTGTCGGTGGCCGCGGGATCGCCGACGGCGTACGTGACGATCATGAAGGGCTGCGACGAGCGCTGCTCGTTCTGCATCGTCCCCTACACGCGCGGCCCGGAGCGCTACCGGCCGAGCGACGAGATCGTGGCAGAGATCGCGGCCCTCGCGGCGGCGGGCGTGCGCGAGGTGACGCTGCTCGGCCAGACGGTGAACAGCTACAACGATCCGCAGAAGGCGCTGCCGCGCGCGCCGGGCGCCTCGGCGGACGATCCGGACGAGAGCGAGTTCGCCGCGCTGCTGCGCCGCATCGCGACCGAGGTGCCGGATCTGAAGCGGCTCCGGTACACGAGCCCGCACCCGCGGCACCTGACCCCTTCGCTCATCCAGGCCCACGCCGAGCTATCCGTGCTCGCGCGCCACGTGCACCTGCCCGTGCAGTCGGGCAGCGACCGCATCTTGAAGCGCATGATCCGCCGCTACACGCGGGCCGAGTACGTGACGCGCACGGCGGCGCTCGTTCGAGCGGTGCCCGACGTCGCGCTCTCGACCGACATCATCGTCGGTTTTCCCGGCGAGACCGACGACGACTTCGCGGCGACGCTCTCGCTCGTGCGCGAGATCGGATACAAGGGATTGTTTGGGTTCAAATATTCGGTCCGGCCGTACACCCCGGCCCGCAAGCTGCCGGACGACGTGCCCGAAGCGGTGAAGAGCGAGCGGCTCGCGCGCCTGTTCGAGGCGAGCGAGGAGCTGCTCGGCGCGCACCTGCGGGGCCTCGTGGGCTCGGGTCAGCGCGTGCTCGTCGAGGCGGAGGGCAAAGAGGGCGGAGCCTCGTTCTCGGGCCGCACCGAGCGCAACGAGATCGTGCACATTCACGGGGCAGAAGGCCTCGATCTGCGCGGGGAGATCGTCGACGTCTCCATCGTCCGGGCGAACAAGCACTCGCTCCAGGGAGAGCTGACCGAGGCGGCGCGCGCGGCGGCCCGGAGCCTCGCGCCGGCCGCTCCGAAGGCGCGCGCGGCGGGCGGGCGGCGATCGCTGCCGGTCCTGCCCGTGAGCCCGGGAGGTCATTGA
- a CDS encoding PqqD family protein yields the protein MTRKPMPTPNPQVLFTELEDGTGVLLHLDTKFYYTLNATGVVVWKALAGAAPSVAAIATKISEAFRVEPEAAEKDVEQVLADMLADGLVIEART from the coding sequence ATGACCCGTAAGCCCATGCCCACGCCGAACCCTCAGGTGCTCTTCACCGAGCTCGAAGACGGCACGGGCGTGCTGCTGCACCTCGACACGAAGTTCTATTACACGCTCAACGCGACCGGGGTGGTCGTGTGGAAGGCGCTCGCGGGCGCGGCGCCGTCGGTGGCGGCGATCGCGACGAAGATCTCGGAGGCGTTCCGCGTCGAGCCCGAGGCGGCCGAGAAGGACGTCGAGCAGGTGCTCGCGGACATGCTCGCGGACGGCCTCGTGATCGAGGCGCGCACGTAA
- a CDS encoding VanW family protein: MRSSTLLLVLGIASSAAVGLGFVAYEYLPASPVVRGLHIADRRVPDEGSAATWLADRQKAALDWEVRFHHGGEIIAATLGQVGVELDVHRSLERASEIGHTGSFSRRMREASAARRGEIDVPLVFFVDERKARAFFEGIAPLFARAPVDARLDLAQKQKTPDEPGRELDVEASLAALKEAALEDGVVVPLVTRRVPAKVTLVDLVAVDVSKVVSSFETSFSLAGSGKGRAVNIRNAASKIDGIVIPPGGVFSFNDKVGPRTIDNGFTLAPEIQGDELTDGVGGGTCQLSSTLHGAAVFGALEVIQRRNHSRASSYTKLGLDAAVSYPIVDLKLKNSLPYPVMIHVTFPAATKVRVEVLGGDPVAKVEYGYGVAERMDFVRRITVKEDLPPGKRIHRQKGVQGFNVFSTLRLTYNDGRVEERRYFSAYRPSPEVYWVAPDYDESNLPPLPEHAKGVEGRPSPEEAADETASYPM, translated from the coding sequence GTGCGCTCTTCCACGCTTCTCCTCGTGCTGGGCATCGCCTCATCGGCCGCGGTGGGCTTGGGGTTCGTCGCGTACGAATACCTCCCCGCGTCGCCGGTCGTGCGCGGCCTCCACATCGCCGACAGGCGCGTGCCGGACGAGGGCTCGGCGGCCACGTGGCTCGCCGATCGCCAGAAGGCCGCGCTCGACTGGGAGGTGCGCTTCCACCACGGCGGCGAGATCATCGCGGCCACGCTCGGCCAGGTCGGCGTCGAGCTCGACGTGCACAGGTCGCTCGAGCGCGCCTCCGAGATCGGCCACACGGGCTCGTTCTCGCGGCGCATGCGCGAGGCGTCGGCCGCGCGGCGCGGCGAGATCGACGTGCCGCTCGTCTTCTTCGTCGACGAGAGAAAGGCGCGCGCCTTCTTCGAGGGCATCGCGCCCCTGTTCGCGCGCGCGCCCGTCGATGCGCGGCTCGACCTCGCGCAGAAGCAGAAGACGCCGGACGAGCCGGGCCGCGAGCTCGACGTGGAGGCCTCGCTCGCTGCGTTGAAGGAGGCTGCGCTCGAGGATGGCGTGGTCGTCCCGCTCGTCACGCGGCGCGTGCCTGCGAAGGTGACGCTCGTCGATCTCGTCGCGGTCGACGTGAGCAAGGTCGTCTCGTCGTTCGAGACGAGCTTCTCGCTCGCCGGGTCGGGCAAGGGGCGCGCGGTGAACATCCGCAACGCCGCGAGCAAGATCGACGGCATCGTGATCCCGCCGGGCGGCGTGTTTTCGTTCAACGACAAGGTTGGACCTCGAACGATCGACAACGGCTTCACGCTCGCGCCAGAGATCCAGGGCGACGAGCTGACCGACGGCGTCGGCGGCGGCACCTGCCAGCTCTCGAGCACGCTGCACGGCGCGGCGGTCTTCGGCGCGCTCGAGGTGATCCAGCGGCGCAACCACTCGCGCGCGTCGAGCTACACGAAGCTCGGCCTCGACGCGGCCGTGAGCTATCCGATCGTCGATCTCAAGCTCAAGAACTCGCTGCCTTACCCGGTGATGATTCACGTGACGTTCCCCGCGGCCACCAAGGTGCGCGTGGAGGTTCTCGGCGGCGATCCCGTCGCGAAGGTCGAATACGGTTATGGCGTGGCCGAGCGCATGGACTTCGTCCGTCGCATCACGGTCAAGGAGGACCTGCCTCCCGGCAAGCGCATTCACCGGCAAAAGGGCGTGCAGGGATTCAATGTCTTCTCCACCTTGCGGCTCACGTACAACGATGGGCGCGTCGAGGAGCGGCGCTATTTCAGCGCTTATCGGCCCTCGCCCGAGGTGTACTGGGTGGCGCCCGATTACGACGAGAGCAACCTGCCGCCCCTGCCCGAGCACGCCAAGGGCGTCGAGGGTCGCCCGTCGCCCGAGGAGGCGGCGGACGAGACGGCGTCGTATCCGATGTGA
- a CDS encoding AMP-dependent synthetase/ligase — MSSAKFETLVDLFERSVRLYAGRELFGTKKNGTWTWITYAEMGKLVDDFRGGLASLGIKRGDNVAIVSNNRVEWAVAAYACYGLGAALVPMYEAQLAKEWAFIANDCSAVALIAATEEIYKKAQELPEKAPSLQHIIGLERPKSDPKSYAALLEAGAKSPVPAIKPTPADTACLIYTSGTTGNPKGVILSHGNIASNISAVHEILPIEGEDRSLSFLPWAHSFGHTCELHALLSLGGSMAIAEAVDKIIPNLAEVRPTMLVSVPRIFNRIYDGVNKQIAGKPKPIQKLFKAGIAAATKRRKGGTLSLVEKAQIALADKLVFSKIRGKFGGRLKYAFSGGAALSREVAEFIDALGITVYEGYGLTETSPIATANRPGAHRIGSVGKAIPHVKIVIDRSETGDPKQGEIVIHGPNIMQGYHNRDDENRAVFTPDRGFRTGDLGFVDDDGFLYITGRIKEQYKLENGKYVSPAPLEEQLKISQYILNAMVYGDNRLYNVALVVVDAEAVKQWAQGEGLSFKDDAGLCGSQRVKSLIMAEVEKYSTEWKGFEKLKAVTLTTEDFTTANDLLTPSLKLKRRVAWQRYGAQIEALYAEANAKETSESASAS, encoded by the coding sequence ATGTCGTCGGCGAAATTCGAGACCCTCGTGGACCTGTTCGAGCGCTCTGTCCGGCTGTACGCCGGCCGCGAGCTGTTCGGCACCAAGAAGAACGGGACCTGGACCTGGATCACCTACGCGGAGATGGGCAAGCTCGTCGACGACTTCCGCGGCGGGCTCGCCTCCCTCGGCATCAAGCGCGGTGACAACGTCGCCATCGTCTCGAACAACCGCGTCGAGTGGGCCGTCGCCGCCTACGCTTGCTACGGCCTCGGCGCCGCGCTCGTGCCCATGTACGAGGCGCAGCTGGCCAAGGAGTGGGCCTTCATCGCCAACGACTGCTCGGCCGTGGCCCTCATCGCCGCCACGGAAGAGATCTACAAAAAAGCCCAGGAGCTGCCGGAAAAGGCGCCGTCGCTCCAGCACATCATCGGCCTCGAGCGGCCGAAGAGCGACCCCAAGTCGTACGCGGCCCTGCTCGAGGCGGGCGCGAAGAGCCCGGTCCCCGCCATCAAGCCCACGCCCGCCGACACCGCGTGCCTCATCTACACCTCGGGCACCACGGGCAACCCCAAGGGCGTGATCCTCTCGCACGGCAACATCGCGTCGAACATCTCCGCGGTGCACGAGATCCTGCCGATCGAGGGCGAAGATCGCAGCCTGTCGTTCCTCCCCTGGGCGCACTCGTTCGGCCACACCTGCGAGCTGCACGCGCTCTTGTCGCTCGGCGGCTCGATGGCGATCGCCGAGGCCGTCGACAAGATCATCCCGAACCTCGCCGAGGTGCGGCCCACGATGCTGGTCAGCGTGCCGCGCATCTTCAACCGCATCTACGACGGCGTGAACAAGCAGATCGCGGGCAAGCCGAAGCCCATCCAGAAGCTCTTCAAGGCGGGCATCGCGGCCGCGACGAAGCGGCGCAAGGGCGGCACGCTCTCGCTCGTCGAGAAGGCCCAGATCGCGCTCGCCGACAAGCTCGTGTTCTCGAAGATCCGGGGCAAGTTCGGCGGCCGCCTGAAGTACGCGTTCAGCGGCGGCGCGGCCCTCTCGCGCGAGGTGGCCGAGTTCATCGACGCGCTCGGCATCACCGTCTACGAGGGCTACGGCCTCACCGAGACGAGCCCCATCGCCACCGCCAATCGCCCCGGCGCGCACCGCATCGGCAGCGTGGGCAAGGCGATCCCGCACGTGAAGATCGTCATCGACCGGAGCGAGACCGGCGACCCGAAGCAGGGCGAGATCGTCATCCACGGCCCCAACATCATGCAGGGCTACCACAACCGCGACGACGAGAACCGCGCGGTCTTCACCCCCGATCGCGGCTTCCGCACGGGCGATCTCGGCTTCGTCGACGACGACGGCTTCCTCTACATCACGGGCCGCATCAAGGAGCAGTACAAGCTCGAGAACGGCAAGTACGTCTCCCCCGCGCCGCTCGAGGAGCAGCTCAAGATCTCGCAGTACATCCTCAACGCCATGGTCTACGGCGACAACCGCCTCTACAACGTCGCGCTCGTCGTCGTCGACGCCGAGGCCGTGAAGCAGTGGGCGCAAGGCGAGGGGCTGTCGTTCAAGGACGACGCGGGGCTGTGCGGAAGCCAGCGCGTGAAGAGCCTGATCATGGCCGAGGTGGAGAAGTACTCGACGGAGTGGAAGGGCTTCGAGAAGCTCAAGGCGGTCACGCTCACGACCGAGGACTTCACGACCGCGAACGATCTGCTCACGCCGAGCCTGAAGCTCAAGCGGCGCGTCGCGTGGCAGCGCTACGGCGCCCAGATCGAGGCGCTCTACGCCGAGGCCAACGCGAAGGAGACGTCGGAGAGCGCGTCGGCGTCCTGA
- a CDS encoding formylglycine-generating enzyme family protein, translating to MIGRHVLFETFLAQALSSPAPQADTQPPADPPAAVCPEGMRLVEGTHHDQVQRLCTSWRGGHCYAFLPGTRALESTVTPIRTCMDELEWPNREGAVPEVMLRFVEAEKKCASVGKRMCTEYEWEMACEGPENLPWPYGSTHDPEACNTEKRYMPYSQAKLGSEDRKVRDAEVVRLWQGERSGARKTCTSAFGVRDMVGNVEEWVQTSRPEWRFPSSLKGGFWSKPWAGCRGTNDSHGPMFRFYEIGFRCCKDPA from the coding sequence ATGATCGGGCGACACGTGCTCTTCGAGACCTTCCTCGCCCAGGCCCTCTCGTCCCCCGCGCCCCAGGCCGACACCCAGCCTCCGGCCGACCCGCCCGCTGCGGTTTGTCCCGAGGGCATGCGCCTCGTCGAGGGCACCCATCACGATCAGGTGCAGAGGCTCTGCACCTCGTGGCGCGGCGGCCATTGCTATGCGTTCCTCCCCGGGACGCGCGCGCTCGAGTCCACGGTCACGCCCATTCGAACCTGCATGGACGAGCTCGAATGGCCGAACCGCGAGGGCGCGGTGCCCGAGGTGATGCTGCGCTTCGTGGAGGCCGAAAAGAAATGCGCCTCCGTCGGCAAGCGCATGTGCACCGAATACGAATGGGAAATGGCCTGCGAGGGCCCCGAGAACCTCCCCTGGCCCTACGGCTCCACCCACGACCCCGAGGCATGCAATACCGAGAAACGGTACATGCCCTACAGCCAGGCCAAGCTCGGCTCCGAAGATCGCAAGGTGCGCGACGCCGAGGTGGTTCGCCTATGGCAGGGCGAGCGCAGCGGCGCGCGCAAGACGTGCACGAGCGCCTTCGGCGTGCGCGACATGGTGGGCAACGTCGAGGAGTGGGTCCAGACCTCGCGCCCCGAATGGCGCTTCCCCTCGTCCCTCAAGGGCGGCTTCTGGTCGAAACCCTGGGCCGGCTGCCGCGGGACCAACGACTCCCACGGCCCGATGTTCCGGTTTTACGAGATTGGATTTCGGTGCTGTAAAGACCCGGCGTAG
- a CDS encoding lysozyme inhibitor LprI family protein — protein MRANVIAVLSALTLLSACGKDTQPESAPLPLPTGPAAVKPEPTASAAPAPRAEAPKKAPRKPKLPKDFESLLAELRKKCGPKEVPQDNVSTKEAAHQEAECMRRKMVADLDAVLLPLKSSDPARFSQLMKEQAVWNRFVKSQCWIEEELQWLDLTTGQRDDGTMRSYAYLGCLMDATAERTLYARALANKDPGAVEKRVKAREKLGAEADRSRAELLTKAQGFEKSPPKVEPGMVEADWKKIIEEAKASQDGATELATMTCEGWKELGGKLGDKRACEASMRLYYLGHGTVEEEPK, from the coding sequence ATGCGCGCGAACGTCATCGCCGTGCTTTCGGCGCTCACGCTGCTTTCGGCCTGCGGAAAGGACACGCAGCCCGAGAGCGCGCCCCTGCCCCTGCCCACCGGGCCTGCGGCCGTGAAGCCCGAGCCCACCGCGTCTGCGGCTCCTGCGCCACGAGCCGAGGCGCCGAAGAAGGCGCCCCGCAAGCCGAAGCTCCCGAAGGATTTCGAGTCGCTCCTGGCGGAGCTACGGAAGAAGTGCGGGCCGAAAGAGGTGCCGCAGGACAACGTCTCGACGAAGGAGGCGGCGCATCAAGAGGCCGAGTGCATGCGGCGCAAGATGGTGGCCGATCTCGACGCGGTGCTCCTGCCGCTCAAATCGAGCGATCCGGCGCGGTTCTCGCAGCTCATGAAGGAGCAGGCGGTGTGGAACCGTTTCGTCAAATCGCAATGCTGGATCGAGGAGGAGCTGCAATGGCTCGACCTCACGACGGGGCAGCGCGACGACGGGACCATGCGCTCGTATGCGTACCTCGGCTGCCTCATGGACGCGACGGCGGAGCGGACGCTCTACGCGCGCGCGCTCGCGAACAAGGACCCGGGCGCGGTGGAGAAGCGCGTGAAAGCCCGTGAAAAACTCGGCGCCGAGGCCGATCGCAGCCGCGCAGAGCTGCTCACCAAGGCCCAGGGCTTCGAGAAGAGCCCGCCGAAGGTCGAGCCCGGTATGGTCGAGGCCGACTGGAAGAAGATCATCGAGGAGGCGAAAGCCTCGCAGGACGGCGCGACGGAGCTCGCCACGATGACGTGCGAGGGCTGGAAGGAGCTGGGCGGGAAGCTCGGGGACAAGCGGGCGTGCGAGGCCTCGATGCGGCTCTATTACCTCGGGCACGGGACGGTCGAGGAAGAGCCGAAATAG